In Microbacterium foliorum, the following proteins share a genomic window:
- a CDS encoding FtsX-like permease family protein: protein MNARVLALLLRPAKGENAVLALPVVAFGVVAALVLTVVGGAQSFWTWTDEYAPIYQALAAIALVLLVVPLMNLGGASARLSARRRDERLSTLRLLGVTPMGVSVATVIESVLVAAAGAVAGVVVHLATAPLVGLIPFRGTALGADAVVLSPLSILVVVAGVLLVAAGSAVLGLRRVIVSPLGVRLRTTASTVHWFRAIIGISVLALVFVLVKIFPSVAGLAVTITVLAALFAVALAVLNVIGPWILKVAASRQLRKAERADRLLAARLVLDSPKAAWRQVSGIAMASFMAVFAGTGVSLMNVMNSGDATTADAALAVDMRTGLVITLVASFLMVAASVGVNQAASVLDQRELHQSLHRLGMPFDTVDDARRRAIMSPLLVTAIGSAICAAVLVFPLLGIALITAPESLLTIGAVLAAGIGIVWVSTRATRPLLARSFEIA from the coding sequence ATGAACGCCCGCGTTCTGGCCCTCCTCCTTCGTCCGGCGAAGGGAGAGAACGCCGTCCTGGCGCTTCCCGTGGTCGCCTTCGGCGTCGTCGCCGCTCTCGTGCTGACCGTCGTGGGTGGAGCGCAGTCGTTCTGGACCTGGACCGACGAGTACGCCCCGATCTATCAGGCATTGGCGGCGATCGCTCTCGTCCTCCTCGTCGTGCCCCTGATGAACCTCGGCGGGGCGTCTGCGCGACTCTCTGCCCGCCGCCGCGACGAGCGGCTCTCTACCCTGCGCCTTCTCGGCGTGACTCCGATGGGTGTCAGCGTCGCCACCGTGATCGAATCCGTGCTCGTCGCGGCCGCAGGTGCCGTCGCCGGCGTCGTCGTCCATCTGGCGACCGCTCCCCTCGTCGGACTCATCCCCTTCCGTGGCACGGCTCTCGGCGCCGACGCCGTCGTGCTTTCTCCGCTCAGCATCCTCGTGGTCGTGGCAGGAGTCCTTCTCGTGGCGGCCGGAAGCGCCGTGCTGGGTCTCCGACGCGTGATCGTCTCACCGCTCGGGGTGCGCCTGCGGACCACCGCTTCGACTGTGCACTGGTTCCGTGCGATCATCGGCATCTCGGTGCTGGCTCTGGTCTTCGTCCTCGTCAAGATCTTCCCGTCCGTCGCGGGGCTCGCGGTGACGATCACCGTGCTGGCTGCTCTGTTCGCCGTGGCGCTCGCCGTGCTCAACGTGATCGGGCCGTGGATCCTCAAGGTCGCCGCATCGCGTCAGCTGCGCAAGGCTGAGCGAGCCGACCGGCTGCTCGCTGCCCGCCTGGTGTTGGACTCACCCAAGGCCGCATGGCGTCAGGTGAGCGGCATCGCGATGGCGAGCTTCATGGCCGTGTTCGCCGGGACCGGCGTCTCACTGATGAACGTGATGAACAGCGGCGACGCGACGACTGCTGATGCGGCACTCGCCGTGGACATGCGCACCGGTCTGGTCATCACGCTGGTCGCCTCCTTCCTGATGGTCGCAGCGTCCGTCGGGGTGAATCAGGCCGCCTCCGTGCTCGATCAGCGCGAACTGCACCAGAGTCTGCACCGTCTCGGGATGCCCTTCGACACCGTCGACGACGCGCGTCGCCGCGCGATCATGTCACCGCTGCTCGTCACCGCGATCGGATCGGCCATCTGCGCAGCAGTGCTCGTGTTCCCCCTGCTCGGGATCGCGCTGATCACCGCCCCCGAGTCGTTGCTGACGATCGGCGCCGTGCTTGCGGCAGGAATCGGCATCGTATGGGTGAGCACGCGTGCGACCCGGCCACTGCTCGCGCGATCATTCGAGATCGCCTGA
- the coaD gene encoding pantetheine-phosphate adenylyltransferase, which produces MSSRIAVVPGSFDPPTLGHLDVIRRAAKLYDELHVLVVHNPGKEAMLPIAARLSLIEQSIADEGMEGNVVVGSWSMGLLVDYARDVGAGVLVKGIRSQIDVAYESPMAIVNRHLADIETVFLLPDPAHALVSSSLVRQVAGLGGDVSPFVPRAVADFLDTGSRGI; this is translated from the coding sequence ATGAGCAGCCGGATCGCCGTCGTCCCGGGTTCCTTCGACCCGCCGACCCTGGGCCACCTCGACGTCATCCGTCGGGCCGCCAAGCTGTACGACGAGCTGCATGTGCTCGTCGTTCACAACCCCGGCAAGGAGGCGATGCTGCCGATCGCGGCGCGGCTGTCGCTCATCGAGCAGTCCATCGCCGACGAGGGCATGGAAGGCAACGTCGTCGTCGGATCGTGGAGCATGGGTCTTCTGGTCGACTATGCACGTGATGTGGGCGCCGGCGTGCTGGTCAAGGGGATCCGCTCGCAGATCGACGTCGCCTACGAATCGCCGATGGCGATCGTCAACCGGCACCTCGCCGACATCGAGACGGTCTTCCTGCTGCCCGACCCGGCGCATGCTCTCGTGTCCAGCTCTCTCGTGCGACAGGTGGCGGGGCTCGGCGGCGATGTGTCGCCTTTCGTCCCTCGCGCGGTCGCCGATTTCCTCGACACCGGGTCTCGCGGGATCTGA
- the rpmF gene encoding 50S ribosomal protein L32, translated as MAGNPPKRKVSRSNTRSRRAQWKAAPIALVKTVENGKTVYSRPHQAKVVTDSQGTELFLEYKGRKVADV; from the coding sequence ATGGCTGGTAACCCCCCGAAGCGCAAGGTATCCCGTTCGAACACCCGCTCGCGCCGCGCGCAGTGGAAGGCGGCGCCCATCGCTCTCGTCAAGACCGTCGAGAACGGCAAGACGGTCTACAGCCGTCCGCACCAGGCGAAGGTCGTCACCGACTCGCAGGGCACCGAGCTCTTCCTCGAGTACAAGGGTCGCAAGGTCGCCGACGTCTGA
- a CDS encoding ABC transporter ATP-binding protein — MNDSVLEARSLTKAYGSTRALAGVDLSIHRGESVAIMGASGSGKTTLLHVLAGIVPPDSGTVTFQPSTGHPVEVAGLGESARSRLRREKFGFVFQQGLLIPELTAVENVALASMINGVKRADATAHAASWLAALGLAGMEDRRIGELSGGQAQRVAIARAQATGADLVFADEPTGALDSHTSQDVMNALLWSTTGQGRTLLVVTHDADVAARCSRIVAVRDGRIVSSAVSA; from the coding sequence ATGAACGACTCCGTCCTCGAGGCACGCTCCCTGACCAAGGCCTACGGCAGCACTCGCGCACTCGCCGGGGTGGATCTCTCGATTCACCGCGGCGAGTCCGTGGCGATCATGGGTGCCTCCGGATCCGGCAAGACGACTCTCCTCCATGTGCTCGCCGGCATCGTCCCGCCGGACTCCGGCACGGTGACGTTCCAGCCGTCGACCGGGCACCCCGTGGAGGTCGCCGGGCTCGGCGAGTCAGCGCGTTCCCGGCTGCGCAGGGAGAAGTTCGGCTTCGTCTTCCAGCAGGGCCTCCTCATCCCTGAGCTCACCGCCGTCGAGAACGTGGCGCTCGCATCGATGATCAACGGTGTGAAGAGAGCGGATGCCACGGCCCACGCGGCATCCTGGCTCGCCGCACTGGGACTCGCCGGTATGGAGGACCGCCGCATCGGGGAGCTCTCGGGCGGGCAGGCGCAACGCGTCGCGATCGCGCGGGCCCAGGCGACCGGTGCGGATCTCGTGTTCGCCGACGAGCCGACCGGGGCGCTCGACTCGCACACCTCGCAGGACGTGATGAACGCTCTGCTCTGGTCGACGACCGGGCAGGGGCGCACCCTCCTCGTCGTCACGCACGACGCCGACGTCGCCGCTCGATGCTCGCGCATCGTCGCGGTTCGCGACGGGCGGATCGTATCGTCGGCGGTGTCCGCATGA
- the mutM gene encoding bifunctional DNA-formamidopyrimidine glycosylase/DNA-(apurinic or apyrimidinic site) lyase, with translation MPELPEVEVVRAGLAPAAVGSVITGVSVFDERALTRHAAGSSDFVSRLEGRTFTAAERRGKFLWLPLDAEDSALIAHLGMSGQMLLRTPDAEAERHERIRIGIEHPQHGELAIVFADQRTFGSLAVDRLVPDGPTMIPTQVVHIARDPLDPLFDDGVLARALVRRGSAIKRVLLDQQVISGVGNIYADEALWAARIHPETLASSLSTTAIGRLLAEIRVVLAKALAEGGTSFDAQYVNVNGQAGYFAHSLNAYGRGGQPCPRCGTLIRRQAFMNRSSHFCPRCQRRR, from the coding sequence GTGCCTGAGCTTCCCGAAGTCGAGGTGGTGCGAGCAGGTCTCGCTCCGGCTGCGGTCGGTTCCGTCATCACGGGGGTGAGCGTGTTCGATGAGCGCGCTCTGACACGTCATGCCGCGGGTTCCTCCGACTTCGTCTCGCGTCTGGAAGGACGCACGTTCACCGCCGCCGAGCGACGAGGCAAGTTCCTCTGGCTTCCGCTCGACGCCGAGGATTCCGCATTGATCGCGCACCTCGGGATGAGCGGGCAGATGCTGCTCCGAACCCCGGATGCCGAGGCGGAGCGCCACGAGCGCATTCGCATCGGCATCGAGCATCCGCAGCACGGGGAGCTCGCGATCGTGTTCGCCGATCAGAGGACGTTCGGGTCGCTGGCCGTCGACCGTCTGGTGCCGGACGGGCCGACGATGATTCCCACCCAGGTCGTGCACATCGCGCGCGACCCACTCGACCCTCTCTTCGACGATGGCGTCCTCGCTCGCGCGCTCGTCAGACGGGGCAGCGCGATCAAGCGGGTGCTGCTCGACCAGCAGGTGATCAGTGGTGTGGGCAACATCTACGCCGATGAGGCGCTGTGGGCGGCGCGCATCCACCCCGAGACTCTCGCGAGTTCGCTGTCGACAACCGCGATCGGCCGCCTCCTCGCCGAGATCCGGGTGGTGCTCGCCAAGGCGCTGGCCGAGGGCGGCACGAGTTTCGATGCTCAGTACGTCAACGTGAACGGACAGGCCGGGTACTTCGCCCATTCCCTCAACGCGTACGGTCGAGGCGGTCAGCCGTGCCCTCGGTGCGGCACTCTGATCCGTCGACAGGCATTCATGAACCGATCGAGCCATTTCTGCCCCCGCTGCCAGCGTCGACGGTGA
- a CDS encoding GNAT family N-acetyltransferase produces MTTTTLTIEPLMVPDALDAADGADFRAYGQLNRQICDEMVGLPDIAPDAAQLLASWQDSTDTLQTGFVARNGDEIVGMITVAYAQEADATAAEADLLVPEKHWGIGVEDALLTLAESEARAHGRSLVQIWTLHRPIESERMISPRTGWGRIPAIPLSDALEARGYDFEQVERNSEFDLRSDPAALRAALESAQAAAGDDYRVLHWMAPTPPEFRDGYAAILARLSTDAPSGEMDFVAEEWDAERVVRRERRLTGAGQALSIVAVQHVPSGDIVAYNELLVGADRTGVTHQLGTLVSREHRGHRLGTVVKCANLLHWRELVPLSPTVSTFNAEENRPMLSINEAIGFVPVSYAGAWQKRI; encoded by the coding sequence ATGACGACCACCACACTGACCATCGAGCCACTGATGGTCCCTGACGCGCTCGACGCCGCGGACGGTGCGGACTTCCGCGCCTACGGTCAGCTCAACCGGCAGATCTGCGATGAGATGGTGGGTCTGCCCGACATCGCACCCGACGCCGCTCAGTTGCTCGCGTCGTGGCAGGACTCCACCGACACCCTGCAGACCGGATTCGTGGCCAGGAACGGCGACGAGATCGTGGGCATGATCACGGTCGCGTATGCCCAGGAGGCGGATGCGACGGCGGCGGAGGCAGACCTCCTCGTGCCCGAGAAGCACTGGGGAATCGGTGTCGAGGATGCCCTCCTGACGCTCGCCGAGTCGGAGGCTCGCGCCCATGGTCGGTCTCTGGTGCAGATCTGGACGCTGCACCGGCCGATCGAGTCCGAACGGATGATCTCCCCGCGGACGGGGTGGGGTCGAATCCCGGCGATCCCGCTGTCAGACGCGCTCGAAGCCCGCGGGTACGACTTCGAACAGGTCGAACGCAACAGCGAGTTCGATCTGCGGTCGGACCCCGCCGCGCTCCGCGCCGCTCTGGAATCTGCGCAGGCGGCCGCGGGAGACGACTATCGGGTGCTCCATTGGATGGCTCCGACGCCGCCCGAGTTCCGGGACGGCTATGCAGCGATCCTCGCTCGCCTGTCGACCGATGCGCCGAGCGGCGAGATGGACTTCGTCGCCGAGGAGTGGGACGCGGAGCGAGTGGTGCGCCGAGAACGGCGGCTCACCGGAGCCGGCCAGGCCCTGTCGATCGTCGCGGTGCAGCACGTGCCGAGCGGGGACATCGTGGCATACAACGAGCTGCTCGTCGGAGCGGACCGGACGGGGGTCACGCATCAGCTCGGCACGCTGGTGTCGCGCGAGCATCGAGGGCATCGGCTGGGCACCGTCGTCAAGTGCGCGAACCTCCTGCACTGGCGAGAGCTCGTGCCGCTCTCCCCGACGGTCTCCACGTTCAACGCCGAGGAGAACCGCCCGATGCTGAGCATCAACGAGGCGATCGGGTTCGTGCCGGTCTCCTACGCCGGAGCGTGGCAGAAGCGGATCTGA
- a CDS encoding YceD family protein, whose protein sequence is MSGPFVLPVRDIVRKPGEMREHEFSVTLKDAWGEGIVSYEAGSELDLDVRLESVHEGILVSGIVDGEYAGVCGRCLIDIARPVEVEFQELFAYPGEEETDFEVQDDHVDLETLVRDAAVLALPFQPVCQPDCPGLDPKTGERLTASTDKEQAAPIDPRWSALQNITDQDGTEESRAAEKEES, encoded by the coding sequence ATGAGTGGTCCTTTCGTCCTCCCCGTCCGCGACATCGTCCGCAAGCCGGGAGAGATGCGCGAACATGAGTTCTCCGTGACCCTGAAGGACGCCTGGGGAGAGGGGATCGTGTCGTATGAGGCCGGTTCCGAACTCGACCTGGATGTGCGTCTGGAGTCGGTCCACGAGGGCATTCTGGTCTCGGGAATCGTCGATGGGGAGTACGCCGGAGTGTGCGGTCGCTGCCTCATCGACATCGCTCGGCCCGTCGAAGTCGAGTTCCAGGAGCTTTTCGCGTATCCTGGTGAGGAAGAAACTGACTTCGAGGTTCAAGACGACCACGTGGATCTTGAAACTCTAGTCAGGGATGCGGCCGTATTGGCGCTTCCATTTCAGCCGGTGTGTCAGCCGGATTGCCCCGGGCTCGACCCGAAGACGGGCGAGAGGCTGACAGCGAGCACCGACAAGGAGCAGGCGGCTCCCATCGATCCTCGGTGGAGCGCGCTCCAGAACATCACAGACCAAGACGGCACGGAAGAATCTCGTGCCGCCGAGAAAGAAGAGAGCTAG
- the rnc gene encoding ribonuclease III, protein MTEVPGGTRPLPEKLRVDIDAELLELALTHRSYAYEHGGIPHNERLEFLGDSVLGQAVTVMLFTTHPGLDEGELAKRRASVVSTVALAEVARGIDLGSHLLLGRGEEQTGGRDKDSILADTMEAVIGATYLSAGPDAATDLVLRLTEPLLADPERYGAAMDPKTSLQELAARVGATPPQYSVEASGPDHDRRFLATVSVGDVAMTGKGSSKKTAEMAAALSAWRFLNERA, encoded by the coding sequence GTGACTGAAGTCCCTGGGGGGACGAGACCTCTCCCAGAGAAGCTCCGCGTCGATATCGACGCGGAGCTTCTGGAGTTGGCGCTCACCCATCGTTCGTATGCGTACGAGCATGGCGGCATCCCTCACAACGAACGTCTCGAGTTCCTCGGCGACTCCGTTCTCGGTCAGGCCGTCACGGTGATGCTCTTCACGACCCACCCTGGGCTCGATGAGGGCGAACTCGCCAAGCGGCGTGCGAGCGTCGTCTCGACGGTCGCACTCGCAGAGGTGGCCAGAGGCATCGATCTGGGCAGCCACCTGCTGCTGGGTCGAGGTGAAGAGCAGACCGGCGGACGCGATAAGGATTCGATCCTCGCCGACACGATGGAAGCCGTCATCGGCGCGACCTATCTGTCAGCGGGGCCCGACGCGGCCACCGACCTCGTGCTCCGTCTGACCGAGCCTCTCCTCGCCGACCCCGAGCGCTACGGCGCTGCCATGGACCCGAAGACCAGTCTTCAGGAGCTGGCGGCGCGCGTCGGTGCCACGCCGCCCCAGTATTCGGTGGAGGCCAGCGGCCCAGACCACGATCGCCGCTTCCTCGCGACCGTGAGCGTCGGCGATGTGGCGATGACCGGCAAGGGCAGCAGCAAGAAGACTGCAGAGATGGCGGCCGCGCTCAGCGCATGGCGCTTCCTCAACGAGCGTGCCTGA